The sequence CTCGGTGATGAATGCCCGGACCCTGGGCGGCGGCTTTCAGTTCAACCCCGCCGCCGACCTGGCAGACGGCCGCCTGAACGTCGTGGTGGCGGGCGATGTACGCCGCCGTCAGGTGCCGCCGCTGATTGCGCGGGTCCGGGTAGGCCGGCATCTGGAGCATCCCGCAGTCCGCTACGCCGCCGGGCAGGTGGCGGAGCTGCACTGGGAGCAGCCGGTGCAGCTGCACGTGGACGGTGACCTCAGGGGCGAGCATATGTGGCTGCGGGCGGAAGTGTTGCCGGGGGCGGTGCAGCTCCTGAATGGGGCCAGCCGGTCGCTTCAGTCCTGAGTCGCCGCTTGCAGGGCGCTGAGCAGCTCGTGGGCATTGGCCAGCACGTACTGCGCTTCCTCCAAGTCAGGTGAGCCACCGGCCCGCAAGAGCACGCAGGGCACGCCGGCTTTCTGCGCAGCTTCCGCATCGAAGCGGGTATCGCCCACGAACAGGGCTTGCTGCGGCTGCACTCCAGCCTTGTTCAGGGCGGCTTGCAGGATGTCGGGTTCTGGCTTGGTCTGCTGCACCTCGTCCGAGCGGACCCGCAGGTCAATCAGGTCAGTGAGGCCAGCGTGCTCTAGCAAGGCTTCCACGATGTCGTCTTCGCCGCTGGAAGCCAGCACCACCGTCAGCCCTTGCCCCCGCGCCCATTCCAGCAGTTCACGGGCACCGGGCAGCACCTCCAGCCCGGCAATCAGCGGTTTGAAATGGTCCTGCCAGCCCTGCACCAGCGCCTCACCCAGCTCGCTGCTGTCGCTCTTGCCGGTCAGTTCGGGCACCAGCTGGTCGCCGCCCATGCCAATCAGCGGGCGCACCTCGCCCTGGTCACGGGTGATGTCCTGGTCGGCCAGGGCCTGCACCCATGCACGGGCGTGGGCGTCGTTGGAATCCACCAGGGTGCCGTCCAGGTCTACGAAAAGCGCCCGGAGGTCGGCGATGGTGGGGAGGGAAGGGCCTTGGGGGTTCAGTTGCATAGGGGGCAATCCTAGGGCATTCGCCTGAACGGCGCAGTGGGGTTTGTGTGGGTTGGACGGTTGGCAGCGTGGCTGTGTTGCGCTACGCCGAAAGGACCATCCCCAGCATGCCCGGGGAGGGTGCTGGGGATGTTGGGGCGGCTGCCCGGCGAAAGCGGCAGTGAGGCTTACTTCGCCACGATATTCAGAATACGGCCCGGCACATAAATCACCTTGACGATGTCTTTGCCTTCCCAGTGCTTGGCAATATCGGGGTTGGCCTGCGCCGCTGCCAGCGCCTCGTCCTGGCTGGCCGCCTTGCTAATTTCAATCTGGCCGCGCATCTTGCCGGTCACCTGCACGCCGATGGTGACGGTATCGCGCACGGCTGCCGATTCATCCACCTGCGGCCAGCTCTGCTCATGGACACTGCCCGCGCCGCCGCGCCCCTGCCAGACTTCCTCGGCAATGTGCGGGACGACCGGGGCCAGCATCAGGTTGAAGATATTCAGCGCTTCGTCCCAGGCGGGGCTGCCGTACAGGTCGCTGCGTCCGGCCCGCACCAACACGTTGGTCAGCTCCATCAGGGCCGCCACGATGGTGTTGAAGCTCATCCGCTCAAAGTCGCCGTTCACCTTGTTCAGCGTGGAGTGTACGGCGTAGCGCAGGTCGGCCTCGCTCACGTCCTCGCGGGGGCCGTCCGGCTGCCCGCCGAAGAACAGGCTCCAGACTCGCCCCAGCCACTTGGCCGGTCCATTAATACCTTTGGTGTCCCAGGGGCCGCCCAGTTCCCACGGGGCGATAAACATCAGGTAGGTGCGGACCGTATCAGCGCCGTACTCGGCCACCAGGTCGTCGGGGTCCACCACGTTGCCACGTGATTTGGACATTTTCTCGCCGTCTTCGCCCAGTACCATGCCCTGGTTGCGGACCCGGCGGAATGGCTCGTTCTGGTCGGTCAGGCCCATGTCGCGCATCACCTTGGTCCAGAAGCGCGAGTACAGCAGGTGCAAGATGGCGTGCTCAATGCCGCCGGTGTACAGGTCTACCGGCATCAGGCCGCGCTGCGCCGGGTCAAACGGTCCCCCGTCGTAGTCCGGCGACAGGTAGCGGTACATGTACCAACTGCTGTCCACAAAGGTGTCCATGGTGTCGGTGTCGCGCTCGGCGGGGCCGCCGCAGCACGGGCAGGTCGCCTTGACCCATTCGGTGTCCAGCTTCAGCGGACTCTGGCCGGTGGGGGTGAATTCCACATCGTCCGGCAGGCGCACAGGGAGCTGCTCGTCGGGCACCGGCTGTGGGCCGCATTTCTCGCAGTGGATGATGGGAATGGGCGTGCCCCAGTAGCGCTGCCGCCCCACCAGCCAGTCCCGCAGGCGGTAGGTGGTCTTGGCGCGGGCGATGCCCTGGGCTTCCAGACGCTCCACCACCTTCGCGATGCTGGCTTTGCCGCCGGGGAGGCCATCAAACTCGCCGGAATTCACAATCAGGCCCTCGCCGGTGTACGGCTCAGTGGGCTGCTCACCCATTCCTTCGCTGCCTTCAGCGCGGATAACTTCCTTGATGGGCAGGCCGAACGCCCGCGCAAAGGCGAAATCGCGCTCGTCGTGGGCGGGCACCGCCATGATGCTACCGGTGCCGTAAGTCACCAGTACATAGTCGGCCACCCAGATGGGGAGCGGCTCGCCGCTAATGGGGTGAGTGGCGTAGGAACCGGTAAATACGCCGGTCTTTTCGCCCTCCTGCTGGCGCTCCACGTCGGTCTTGCGGCCTGCGGCGGCCACATAAGCTTCCACCGCTGCACGCTGCTCGTCGGTGGTCAGCTCGGCCACTTTGGCGTGCTCGGGGGCCAACACCATGAAGGTGGCTCCCAGCAGGGTGTCGGGGCGGGTGGTAAAGACGGTTTCCGGGCCAGCGGGCGTGCTGAACGTCACTTCCGCGCCCACCGACTTGCCAATCCAGTTGGTCTGCATCAGCTGCACGCGCTCGGGCATGTCGGTGTCGCTGAAATCCAGCAGTTCGTCGGCGTAGTCGGTAATCTTGAGGTACCACTGGCTGAGGTTGCGCCGCTCTACCGGGGTGCCGCAGCGCTCGCAGGCCCCGCCCACCACCTGTTCGTTTGCCAGTACGGTCTGGTCCTTGGGGCACCAGTTCACCAGGCCGCCTTTTTTGTAGGCCAGCCCGCGCTTGAAAAACTGCGTAAAGAACCACTGGTTCCAGCGGTAGTACTCGGGGTCGGACGTGGCAAAGGAGCGGGTCCAGTCAATCATGGTGCCCATTCGCCCAAACTGCCCCTTCATGTGCGCGATGTTGTCGTAGGTCCAGCTCCGGGGGTTGACACCGCGCTTGATGGCGGCGTTCTCGGCAGGCAGTCCGAACGAATCGAAGCCCATCGGAAACAGCACGTTGTGGCCGCGCATCCGCATCCAGCGGGCGTGGGCGTCGGGGGCCACATTGGCGTACCAGTGCCCGATGTGCAAGTTGCCGCTGGGATAGGGAAACATGGTCAGGGCGTAGTGCTTCTCGCCGGGTGCCTGTGGGTCAAAAGTGTACAGGCCGCTCGCCTGCCAGGCCTCCTGCCATTTCTGCTCAATGGCGTGGGGGTTGTAGCGCTCCGAACGGGGTTCCTGGATATCGGGTCTGGTCATGCAAGGTTCTCCTGAGGGGGAAAGTACAAAAAAAGGCCCCGCCTGCATACACAAGCGGGACCCCGGCGGCTGAGCGGTGCTAGTCGCGGGGTCCCGGACGGCGTAGGGCAGAGCGGGTCACGCGCCCAGTGTACGGCATTTCGCAGCCTGGGGGCTACTCCTGCGCGGCGGGCGCAGCCTGCTCGACTGAATTTGTCTCCTCCGAGATGGCCTCATCTGAAGTCGTTTCATCCGAACTCATCTCATCTGGGTTCGTTTCAGCTGGACTGTCCTGGGTGGGGGCATCTTCGGCCGGAGCGGTGGTGGGGCCGTCTGCCGGAGCGGTCTCCGGGGCCGGTTCCTGCGCTCCATCCTGAGCACCGCTTTCACCGTCCGTGGCTACGCCGCTTGTGGCGGCCTCCTCCTGGGCTTGCTGCACGGTGGCGGGGTTGCCCACCGAGTAGCCGTCCGGCAGTTCTTCGGGCGGCAGGCCCCACATGGAGATGATGCCGGCCGACAGCTCCTGGAAGATAGGCGCGGCCAGCTGCGAACCCTGGAAGGTGCCGCTCTCTTCCTTGGCCCCGTGCACCATGACCGCGATGGTAATGCGGGGGTCTCCCGTCTGGCAGAAGCCGGCGTAGGTGGAGTTGTACTGGCCTTTCATGTAGCGGCCATCGTCGCCTACCATCTGGGCGGTGCCGGTCTTGCCGGCGCAGCTGTACCCGTTGATGCCGGCCGCGTGCCGGATGCCTTCCAGCGCAGTTTGCAGCATCGGCTTGATCTGGCGGGCCCGTGGGCCCAGCACCTCGCGCCGCTCGCCGTTGTCGTTGCCCTCGACCAGCTTGGGCGGAATGTACAGCCCGTCGTTGGCCAGCACGTTGTAGGCGGCGGCCAGCTGCAGGGTGGTGCCGCTCATGCCCTGGCCGAAGCCGCTGGTCGTCTCGACCAGGGCGTCCCACTTCTTCTCGCTCTGCAGGGTGCCGGTCTCGGTGCGGATGGGCCCCAGGTCCACCTTCTGCCCGTAGCCGTAAGCCAGCAGATAATCGCGCAGCCGCGTGCCCGGCAGCCGCTCCACGATGTGCGAGATGCCCACATTGCTGGAATAGCGCAGGATGCCGGTGGTGGTCAGCTTGGGCTCGTGGGGGACCGAGTCTCCGATGGTGCTGCCCGAGGACCGTTCGCCTACGTAGCGCCGCATAGGCGTGTCGAACACGGTATCGGGCGTGATGGCGCCCTCATTCAGCGCCGCCGCAACCGTCAGGCCCTTGATGGGTGACCCCGGTTCATAGACGTCCAGCAGGGGCCGGTTGCGCCAGTCGCTGGGCTGGTAGTCGCGCCAGTGGTTGGGGTCGAAGGGCGGATAGCTGGCGGCCGCCAGGATGCGCCCGGTGCGGGTTTCCAGCACGATGACCGAGCCGGAGTCGCCCCCAGATTTCGGAATACGCCGCGCCAGCGCCGCTTCGGCCTGCGCCTGAATACGTGGGTTCAGCGTCAGGGTGATGTCCTGGCCGCTTTCCAGCTGGGGGTTGTAGGCGTGTTCGATGCCTTCCAGGCCTTCTTCGGTGCCCATCATGCCGACCACTTGCCCAGCCAGCGCGCCCTGAGGGTAGACCCGCTGGCCGTCTGCCGAGCTGGCCAGCACGGTGCCGTCGGCCGCCAGAATCTCGCCGCGTCCCTGGACCACCGAGCGTGAAAGGCTGGTGGGCACCGACCATTCCAGCTGAGCGTAGCCCCAGGCCAGCCCCAGGAAAATCAGCGCCGCCAGAGTCTGAAGCAGCCGGGCACGCTTTCTGATTTTTACTTCCATGGCGCTTTCCTCCGCTGGTCAGTGGGGGGGACTCCGGGGCTCACGGGCTGACCAGCTTCTCTGGCGACGAATCCTCCGGGGTGGCTGGGCCGGGGCCCCACTGCCAGCGCAGTTTCAGGGGTGGGGGCGGCGCGGGCGGTGTGGGAGCCTCTACGCCAGACAGCTCGGCACTGCGCTTGAGTGAATCGGCAAAGCGCAGCATGCCCGCTTCCTCGGCCCAGGCGCTGATGCGGTTGGCACTGCCCAGGCTCTGCACTTCCAGCGAGAGGGCGTCGCGCTGCTTGACCAGTTCGGCCTGTGTGGTCTGGGCGTCGCGCAGCTCGGGCCGAATGGCCGCGGTAGAGACCCTCAGGCCGACCAGCACCACGCTGAGCAGCGCCCACACCCCCAGCAGCCGCAGGGCGCGGCGGCGCCACAGGACGTCATCGGCCCAGCGCGGGCGAGCGGCGGGCTGAGCCGCCATCATGGCCTGGGTGGCCGTCATGGTCTGGGCAGCAGGAGACTGCACCCTGCGGCCTTCCTCGGCCACCTGTCCCTGTCCGGGCAGGGCAGTCATGCCTTCACCTCCGGGCGCACGGCCTCGGCCGACCGCAACTTGGCGCTGCGCGAGCGGGGGTTGGCCGCCTGCTCCTCCTCGCTCGCCACGGCGGGACGCTTGGTCAATGGGCGCAGCCGTTCACTGCCCAGCAGGAACCGCTTGACGATGCGGTCTTCCAGCGAGTGAAAGGAAATTACGCCCAGCCGCCCACCGGGGGCCAGCAGCGCCTCGGCCGCCTGCAGCCCCTCACGCAGTGCGCCCAGTTCGTCGTTCACGGCGATGCGCAGGGCCTGGAAGGTGCGCCGCGCCGGGTGAATGCCCCTCACGAAGCCGGGATACGCCCGCTTGATGATGTCGGCCAGCTCAGTGGTGGTCTCAATGGGAGCGCTTTGCCGCGCCGCCACGATGGCCCGCGCCAGCCGCCGCGAGTGCTTTTCTTCGCCGTATTCGTAAATCAGGGCAGCCAGCTCGGCTTCTTCCAGGTCGTTGACCAGGTCGGCGGCGCTGGGGCCGCTCTGGCTCATGCGCATGTCGAGCGCTGCCTCGCTGTGGTAGGAAAACCCGCGCTCCACATCGTCCAGCTGAAACGAGCTGACCCCGATATCCAGCAGAATGCCGTCCACTTGCGTGACACCGATGCCGGCCAGCAGCGTCTGCATGTCGCGGAAGTTGCCGCGCACGGTCCGCAGGCCGGCCAGCCCCTCGGCCTCCACGCGGCTTAGGGCATAGGGGTCCTGGTCGATTCCGATCACGGTGGCTCCGCGCTCCAGCAGCATCCGGGTGTGGCCGGCACCGCCCAGCGTGCCGTCCACAATCAAGCGGCCCGGCGCGGGGGCCAGGGCGTCCATCACCTCCTGCGGCAAGACGGGCAGGTGGCTGAGGGTGGGGGTGTGGGGTACGGCTTCCTGGGTCATGGGGTCATCCGGTGGGAAAAGAGAAGAGAGGGCGAAGAGAAGCGGAGGAGCAAAGAAGTCTAGACGGTCAGGGTCTGGAGCAGGGCGGTGGGGGGGGCGGCGTCGCTGAAGGTTCCGGCAATGGCGGCGTTCCAACGTTCGGGATTCCAGAGTTCCAGCCGGCCAGGGGCGCCCACCACCACCGCCTGAGTGTCCAGCGCGGCGAACTGCCGCAGCGTGAGCGGCACACCGATGCGCGACTGACCGTCCAACCGGGCCTTGGACGCCCCCGAGTAGAAGAAGCGCACGAACGCCCGCGCCCCGGCGTCGGTCAGGGGAAGGCCTTCCAGCTGCTCTTCTACCCGCCGCCAGCCGGCCAGAGGGAAGATATACAGGCAGCCTTCCATGCCCCGGGTCAGAATCAGGCCATCCTCCACGAACTCGCGGAAAGGCGGTGGCATGACCAGCCGGCCTTTTTCGTCGAGGTTGTAGGGATATTCGCCGTACGGCATGTTCGCTTCTCCAGTGCAGCCGGGCTGCGGGCACACGCCCAAGCTGCCGACAGTGTAGCAACCTGTTTCCCCGGATTACCACCGTTTCCCACCTGTCTCCACTTTTTGGGGTCCCAGGTGGTCTTTTTCCCCACTCTGCCTTGCCCTGGCCTATACGGCGCTCACTTTATGGGCCAAGCTTCCACCCGAGTGCGGGCCAGGCAGCGGCCCTCGGCAGCCGGCCTGAAGTGGCGCGCACCGCGCTCAGTCGGGTCAGCGGCCGGCTGCCCGGCTTCTCGCTGTCAGCGCTGGGCCAGAGTGCTCTGCAGCCAGCGGCCCAGCAGGTCCAGGGCAGCCGGGTCCAGGGTGGTGGGAATGGCTGCGTATTCCTGCGGCAGGCCGGTGCGGGCAGGTTGTAGCAGGTGGTTCAGCCCGCTCAGCTCGTGTACCTCGCTACCGGGAGCCTGCAGCAGCTCACGCATGCGGGCCGCGCCGGCCGCCGGTGGCACCTGCAGGTCCCGCGCTCCCAACAGGGCCAGGGTGGGCACCTGGCTGGCCTGCAGCGCCGGGCGTGGGTCGTAGGTCAGGAAATCCTGCAGATAGGGCGAGCGGACAAAGGCTCTGGAGTAGAGCCAGGCCTGCTCGATTTCGCTGCTGGGCAGCGGCACTTGCAGCTCGCCCACCCGGTGGTTTTGCAGGGCCTGCGCCTGCAGCGTGGCGCGGGCTTCTATCTCGGCGCTGCTCAGGCCCTGGGCACTCAGCTGGGTGCGCAGCTGCAAGTCGAGCAGCTCGCGGCCCGGCACGGCAGGACTGCCGAGCAGCACCATAAAGGCAGGGGCTGGCCGCAGGGCCTGTGCGCCCAGAGCGGCCAGTGAGCCGCCTTCCGAGTGGCCGATCAGGCCCACCGCGTCAGGGCGGACCGAGTCATGCCGGCGCAGAAAAGTAGTGGCCGCCTGCACATCGCCGGCCAGGTCGCGGTAGTGGGCGCTATACAGGTCGCCGTCCGAGGCGCCGGTGCCCCGGTCGTCCAGCCGCAGGACCACGAAGCCCCGGCGGGTGAGCCAGTCGGCCAGGACCAGGAAGGGGCGGTGCCCGTGCAGGGTAGAGTCGCGGTCCTGCGGGCCACTGCCGCTGAGCAGCAGCGCTGCGGGAAACGGGCCCGGCCCCGGCGGCAGCGTCAGGGTGCCGCGCAGGGCCACGGCGCCCTCACCCCACACAGTCACTTCCTGGCTGCGGTACGGCAAAGGACCGCGTGGTTCCTGAGGCCGGGGCGGCAGGGTGACGGCGCCCGGCCACAGCGTCAGCGGGGAGCTGAATCCGCCCTGCCGGAAAGTGCCGCGCAGCACGGCAGCTTCGCCGCTGCGGGCCAGTTGCAGCTGGGGCTGGCCTGGCCAGTGGTCCAGCCGTATGGTCAGCGTCCCTGCAGCGTTGCGCACCACCGGCACCGGCACCCCCCGGATCCCCTGGTCGGGGAGCCACAGCTCGGCGCCATTGCCGCGCAGATTCAGGCCCACCGGTACTTCGCGGCCACGTTGCAGCAGGCTGCCGTGCCAGGTGTTGGCTGCATATGGGGCCGTGCCAGCGGCTGGGGCTGCTGCGGCGACCTGACCGGAAGCGGTCGGCGAAGAAAGTGAAGGCGTAGTTGCCTGCGCGGCCGCAGTGGCCGGCAGGCTGGAAGCCAGGGCGGCCAGCAGGGGAAGCAGAACTCTAGACATGGTGGTAGGGCATGCGGCTGAACCGCGCATTTTTGGTGGGGGAAACCCGAGCAGCCTGGCAAAGGTGCGAAGCGGAGCGGGCGCTCTGGTGGGAGGTTGCGAAATGGGGCACGGTGTAGAGCAGGGGCGTCAAGGCACGCGGGGGGAAGAGGACCGGCTGGCCCTTCATCATCCCCCCGCGCCATTCGCTCCGTATTGTACCCCCTGGCATGCTGGCCGGGAGAACGTCTGCACCCTGAACCAGCAGCTTAGGCCAGCAGCCTAGGCCGGCTGGGCCAGCGCCCGGCTCAGCCGCGTGAGCGCTTCACGCAGCACCGGGCGCGAGGTGGCGAAGTTCAGCCGCACGCAGCCCTGGTACTGCTCCGCTTCTTCCGGCACGGTAAAGGTCGCGCCGTCGTTGAGCGCCACGCCCTGCTCTACCAGGTACTGCTGCATACGGTGCGCCTTGGGATGAGCGCGGAGGTCCAGCCAGGCCAGATACGTCGCTTCGGGAGCGTGGAAGCGCACCAGTGGCTCGTTCTCGGCCCATTCCCGAATCAGGTCGCGGTTGCCGGTCAGGTAGTCCAGTACCTCGTCCAGCCAGGGCTGAGCATGGGTCAGGGCCAGCTCCCAGGCGCTGACATTAAAAGCGTGCGGCTGTCCCAGCAGGCCGCCCACAGCGCTCTGTACCCGGGCCAGCAGCTGCGGGTTGCGGCTGATCATCGCCCCGCAGCCGATGCCTGCGATGTTGTAGCTTTTGCCGGGGCCGGTCAGCACCACGGTCCGCCCCTCGGCGGCTGGCAGCGACGCGAACGACCGGAACTCCGGTGCGCCGGGGTGGCGCAGGTCAGCATGCAGCTCGTCCGAGCATACGGTCAGGTCGCGGCGCTCAGCCAGCTCGGCCAGGCGGGTCAGCTCGTCCAGGGTCCACACGCGCCCGCTGGGATTGTGCGGATGGCACAGCAGCAGCAGCCGGGTGTCCGGGGTGATGGCCGCTTCCAAGGCGTCCCAGTCAATCTGCCAGCGCTCCCCGTCATCTTGCAGCGGGGCGCTGCGCCACACCCGGCCCTGAGTCTGCACTGCCATGTGGAATGGGGGATAGGTCGGGGTGAGGGCCACCACGCCTTCGCCAGGAGCCGTGAAGGCAGCCACGGCGGCGTACAGCCCCGGCACCACGGCGGGCATCAGGCGGATATGCTCGCCGGTCAGGTCCGGCACGCCCTGCTCGGCCAGGCGGCGAATCAGCAGCGCCTTGAGCGGCACGGCCGCGCCCGTCACGTCGCTGTAGCCCAGCGGGTTCTGCAGCCGCTCGGTCAGGGCGCGGCGCAGGTCTTCCGAAACGGGCAGGTCCATGTCGGCAATCCAAAGGGCCAGGGCGTCCGGCGGATAGGTGTTCCATTTCAGGCTGACCGGGTGCCGGAAGCTGCCAGCGTCCAGGTCGTCGAAGCGGTGTGGAGCGAGGGTGGTTGAAGCCATGCCCCATGATAGGTGGCCCGGGAGCCCCGGCGGGTACACTGAGGCCCATGATTGCGA is a genomic window of Deinococcus proteolyticus MRP containing:
- a CDS encoding HAD family hydrolase — translated: MQLNPQGPSLPTIADLRALFVDLDGTLVDSNDAHARAWVQALADQDITRDQGEVRPLIGMGGDQLVPELTGKSDSSELGEALVQGWQDHFKPLIAGLEVLPGARELLEWARGQGLTVVLASSGEDDIVEALLEHAGLTDLIDLRVRSDEVQQTKPEPDILQAALNKAGVQPQQALFVGDTRFDAEAAQKAGVPCVLLRAGGSPDLEEAQYVLANAHELLSALQAATQD
- the leuS gene encoding leucine--tRNA ligase, coding for MTRPDIQEPRSERYNPHAIEQKWQEAWQASGLYTFDPQAPGEKHYALTMFPYPSGNLHIGHWYANVAPDAHARWMRMRGHNVLFPMGFDSFGLPAENAAIKRGVNPRSWTYDNIAHMKGQFGRMGTMIDWTRSFATSDPEYYRWNQWFFTQFFKRGLAYKKGGLVNWCPKDQTVLANEQVVGGACERCGTPVERRNLSQWYLKITDYADELLDFSDTDMPERVQLMQTNWIGKSVGAEVTFSTPAGPETVFTTRPDTLLGATFMVLAPEHAKVAELTTDEQRAAVEAYVAAAGRKTDVERQQEGEKTGVFTGSYATHPISGEPLPIWVADYVLVTYGTGSIMAVPAHDERDFAFARAFGLPIKEVIRAEGSEGMGEQPTEPYTGEGLIVNSGEFDGLPGGKASIAKVVERLEAQGIARAKTTYRLRDWLVGRQRYWGTPIPIIHCEKCGPQPVPDEQLPVRLPDDVEFTPTGQSPLKLDTEWVKATCPCCGGPAERDTDTMDTFVDSSWYMYRYLSPDYDGGPFDPAQRGLMPVDLYTGGIEHAILHLLYSRFWTKVMRDMGLTDQNEPFRRVRNQGMVLGEDGEKMSKSRGNVVDPDDLVAEYGADTVRTYLMFIAPWELGGPWDTKGINGPAKWLGRVWSLFFGGQPDGPREDVSEADLRYAVHSTLNKVNGDFERMSFNTIVAALMELTNVLVRAGRSDLYGSPAWDEALNIFNLMLAPVVPHIAEEVWQGRGGAGSVHEQSWPQVDESAAVRDTVTIGVQVTGKMRGQIEISKAASQDEALAAAQANPDIAKHWEGKDIVKVIYVPGRILNIVAK
- a CDS encoding peptidoglycan D,D-transpeptidase FtsI family protein; its protein translation is MEVKIRKRARLLQTLAALIFLGLAWGYAQLEWSVPTSLSRSVVQGRGEILAADGTVLASSADGQRVYPQGALAGQVVGMMGTEEGLEGIEHAYNPQLESGQDITLTLNPRIQAQAEAALARRIPKSGGDSGSVIVLETRTGRILAAASYPPFDPNHWRDYQPSDWRNRPLLDVYEPGSPIKGLTVAAALNEGAITPDTVFDTPMRRYVGERSSGSTIGDSVPHEPKLTTTGILRYSSNVGISHIVERLPGTRLRDYLLAYGYGQKVDLGPIRTETGTLQSEKKWDALVETTSGFGQGMSGTTLQLAAAYNVLANDGLYIPPKLVEGNDNGERREVLGPRARQIKPMLQTALEGIRHAAGINGYSCAGKTGTAQMVGDDGRYMKGQYNSTYAGFCQTGDPRITIAVMVHGAKEESGTFQGSQLAAPIFQELSAGIISMWGLPPEELPDGYSVGNPATVQQAQEEAATSGVATDGESGAQDGAQEPAPETAPADGPTTAPAEDAPTQDSPAETNPDEMSSDETTSDEAISEETNSVEQAAPAAQE
- the rsmH gene encoding 16S rRNA (cytosine(1402)-N(4))-methyltransferase RsmH — translated: MTQEAVPHTPTLSHLPVLPQEVMDALAPAPGRLIVDGTLGGAGHTRMLLERGATVIGIDQDPYALSRVEAEGLAGLRTVRGNFRDMQTLLAGIGVTQVDGILLDIGVSSFQLDDVERGFSYHSEAALDMRMSQSGPSAADLVNDLEEAELAALIYEYGEEKHSRRLARAIVAARQSAPIETTTELADIIKRAYPGFVRGIHPARRTFQALRIAVNDELGALREGLQAAEALLAPGGRLGVISFHSLEDRIVKRFLLGSERLRPLTKRPAVASEEEQAANPRSRSAKLRSAEAVRPEVKA
- the mraZ gene encoding division/cell wall cluster transcriptional repressor MraZ, whose protein sequence is MPYGEYPYNLDEKGRLVMPPPFREFVEDGLILTRGMEGCLYIFPLAGWRRVEEQLEGLPLTDAGARAFVRFFYSGASKARLDGQSRIGVPLTLRQFAALDTQAVVVGAPGRLELWNPERWNAAIAGTFSDAAPPTALLQTLTV
- a CDS encoding alpha/beta hydrolase family protein, whose protein sequence is MSRVLLPLLAALASSLPATAAAQATTPSLSSPTASGQVAAAAPAAGTAPYAANTWHGSLLQRGREVPVGLNLRGNGAELWLPDQGIRGVPVPVVRNAAGTLTIRLDHWPGQPQLQLARSGEAAVLRGTFRQGGFSSPLTLWPGAVTLPPRPQEPRGPLPYRSQEVTVWGEGAVALRGTLTLPPGPGPFPAALLLSGSGPQDRDSTLHGHRPFLVLADWLTRRGFVVLRLDDRGTGASDGDLYSAHYRDLAGDVQAATTFLRRHDSVRPDAVGLIGHSEGGSLAALGAQALRPAPAFMVLLGSPAVPGRELLDLQLRTQLSAQGLSSAEIEARATLQAQALQNHRVGELQVPLPSSEIEQAWLYSRAFVRSPYLQDFLTYDPRPALQASQVPTLALLGARDLQVPPAAGAARMRELLQAPGSEVHELSGLNHLLQPARTGLPQEYAAIPTTLDPAALDLLGRWLQSTLAQR
- a CDS encoding MalY/PatB family protein yields the protein MASTTLAPHRFDDLDAGSFRHPVSLKWNTYPPDALALWIADMDLPVSEDLRRALTERLQNPLGYSDVTGAAVPLKALLIRRLAEQGVPDLTGEHIRLMPAVVPGLYAAVAAFTAPGEGVVALTPTYPPFHMAVQTQGRVWRSAPLQDDGERWQIDWDALEAAITPDTRLLLLCHPHNPSGRVWTLDELTRLAELAERRDLTVCSDELHADLRHPGAPEFRSFASLPAAEGRTVVLTGPGKSYNIAGIGCGAMISRNPQLLARVQSAVGGLLGQPHAFNVSAWELALTHAQPWLDEVLDYLTGNRDLIREWAENEPLVRFHAPEATYLAWLDLRAHPKAHRMQQYLVEQGVALNDGATFTVPEEAEQYQGCVRLNFATSRPVLREALTRLSRALAQPA